The Sulfurimonas hydrogeniphila genome includes a window with the following:
- a CDS encoding efflux RND transporter permease subunit yields the protein MNHHKPYTPKDVAGKLAKTFLRNPLTSVLGISLLVIGYLALMIMPREENPQMVVSGSTVIVALPGANAKEVEKIIVKPLERKLKEIKGVEHIYGTAMDNVGIVNAAFYIGEKKEDSNLKIYDKIMQNADMFPKGAMKPIIKPLDIDIDIPIVSVAFYSHDKNMSQTELYDKVKQIQHHINGLNNVAVTALKGGHKHQFNIEVDLNKLSGYNLSMGQITQAVQAVSYNVPAIKNKTKENEIVMVGVKNAIEDAKDVGDIIVAQYMGSPIYLRQVAKVTNSYDIQNFKSALISKREKNGKFMPFENQVTLTVSKLQGTNAVIIADEVKKELQNYKSELDKKGISYVITRNDGERANDAVNELVMHLVLSIVIIAILLIFVLGWRESLIVTFTVPAILAITLFVAYLSGQTINRITLFAFLLSLGLLVDAAIIVIENIHRHYHSVESAHESNDEIMIKATDEIGAPTNIATLAIIMTMVPMAFVGGMMGQFMKPIPENVPVALIASLFVAYIFTPYLAVRILKRPKHDKGAH from the coding sequence ATGAATCATCATAAGCCATATACACCTAAAGATGTCGCAGGAAAACTGGCAAAAACATTTTTAAGAAATCCTTTGACCTCTGTTTTGGGAATTTCACTGCTTGTTATCGGTTACCTCGCCTTAATGATTATGCCTCGTGAAGAAAATCCGCAAATGGTTGTCAGTGGATCTACCGTCATAGTAGCTCTGCCGGGTGCCAATGCCAAAGAGGTAGAAAAAATCATAGTCAAACCCTTAGAACGAAAGCTCAAAGAGATTAAAGGTGTAGAACACATTTACGGCACGGCTATGGACAATGTCGGGATTGTCAATGCAGCCTTTTATATCGGAGAGAAGAAAGAAGATTCAAACCTCAAAATCTACGACAAAATCATGCAAAATGCCGACATGTTTCCAAAAGGGGCCATGAAACCGATTATCAAGCCTTTGGATATTGACATTGACATTCCCATTGTAAGTGTTGCCTTTTATTCCCATGACAAAAACATGTCTCAAACAGAACTCTATGACAAAGTCAAGCAAATCCAGCACCATATAAACGGTTTGAACAATGTTGCCGTTACAGCACTCAAAGGCGGTCACAAACACCAGTTCAACATAGAAGTGGATTTGAACAAACTCTCAGGCTATAACCTTTCTATGGGACAAATCACACAGGCTGTACAGGCAGTTTCCTATAATGTACCTGCGATTAAAAACAAAACAAAAGAGAATGAAATTGTAATGGTTGGCGTAAAAAATGCCATAGAAGATGCAAAAGATGTCGGAGACATCATTGTTGCACAGTATATGGGTTCTCCAATTTATTTGAGACAGGTTGCAAAAGTGACAAACTCTTATGATATTCAAAACTTCAAATCGGCACTTATCAGCAAACGAGAAAAAAACGGAAAATTTATGCCTTTTGAAAACCAGGTGACACTTACAGTCTCAAAACTGCAGGGAACGAATGCCGTCATTATTGCAGATGAAGTCAAAAAAGAACTGCAAAACTACAAAAGCGAACTGGACAAAAAAGGCATCAGTTATGTCATTACCAGAAATGACGGAGAACGTGCAAATGATGCAGTAAACGAACTTGTAATGCACCTGGTTTTATCTATTGTAATTATCGCGATTCTTCTTATATTTGTACTTGGCTGGAGAGAATCACTCATCGTAACCTTTACGGTTCCTGCAATTTTGGCAATTACTCTGTTTGTAGCCTATTTGAGCGGTCAGACCATTAACCGTATTACTCTTTTTGCATTTTTGCTTTCTTTGGGGCTTTTGGTTGATGCTGCTATTATTGTTATTGAAAATATTCACAGACACTACCATTCTGTCGAATCTGCCCATGAAAGCAATGATGAAATTATGATCAAGGCAACAGATGAAATCGGTGCACCGACAAATATCGCCACACTTGCCATCATTATGACAATGGTGCCTATGGCATTTGTCGGCGGTATGATGGGACAGTTCATGAAACCTATTCCTGAGAATGTTCCCGTAGCACTCATTGCTTCGCTCTTTGTAGCTTATATATTTACACCTTACCTTGCCGTGAGAATTTTAAAACGACCAAAACATGACAAAGGAGCGCATTAA
- a CDS encoding c-type cytochrome, whose translation MYRYIILISILFFTACEPKSHSNLNGKQLLEQKCSKCHNTDLPPKTFQDEKAPPMMAVAFHIKDFIKASSESDKIPKAVEFVKDYVVNPSASKSFCDKESLRTYGVMPSQKGKVTQDELEAIAEYMFEHFTIKNLTAAQDLQNRLNAMPKGKRIALKHNCLSCHKINKDLVGPSFNKIAKRYKENITQIAQSIKNGSAKKWKGYRNAIMPAFGEKISNDDIETLSKWIANEI comes from the coding sequence ATGTATAGATATATAATTTTAATTAGTATACTGTTTTTTACTGCATGTGAACCAAAATCTCATTCAAATCTTAACGGTAAACAACTTTTAGAGCAAAAATGTAGCAAGTGTCACAATACTGACCTGCCTCCAAAAACTTTTCAGGATGAAAAAGCACCGCCGATGATGGCGGTTGCATTTCATATAAAAGATTTTATAAAAGCAAGCAGTGAGAGTGACAAGATTCCAAAAGCTGTAGAATTTGTAAAAGACTATGTTGTGAATCCAAGTGCTTCAAAATCTTTTTGTGATAAAGAGAGCTTAAGAACTTATGGAGTAATGCCTTCGCAAAAAGGTAAAGTTACGCAAGATGAACTTGAAGCGATTGCTGAATATATGTTTGAACATTTTACAATAAAAAATTTGACAGCAGCACAAGATTTGCAAAACAGGTTGAATGCAATGCCAAAAGGAAAAAGAATTGCTTTAAAACATAACTGTCTGTCTTGTCATAAAATAAACAAAGATTTAGTGGGACCATCTTTTAATAAAATTGCTAAAAGATACAAGGAAAATATTACGCAGATAGCACAAAGCATTAAAAACGGTTCTGCTAAAAAGTGGAAAGGTTACAGAAATGCGATAATGCCGGCATTTGGTGAAAAGATAAGCAATGATGATATTGAAACATTAAGTAAGTGGATTGCTAATGAGATTTGA
- a CDS encoding ABC transporter permease, with translation MKFLLKILKDFPAYLWSGWGAVASILLFIALWDVGNQVYGNLVLPSPLETFKTLYTMLHDKEVWEQIDITLYRASVGFGLSLLFGSVLGLIAGFFATASMMSRPVVTILVGMPPIAWIVLAMIWFGMGDETVIFTIIVASFPIIFVGALQGTRTLDGTLKEMAESFHLPWHMKFTDVYFPHIFSYIFPAWVSGLGMAWKIVIMAELLATSDGLGASLAVARSQLDTPTALALVTIMIGSLMFIEYIILEPIKREVELWRS, from the coding sequence TTGAAATTCTTACTTAAAATACTGAAAGATTTTCCGGCTTACTTATGGAGCGGATGGGGAGCTGTTGCTTCCATTCTGCTCTTTATAGCTTTGTGGGATGTTGGCAATCAGGTATATGGCAACTTAGTGTTGCCATCACCTCTTGAAACATTTAAGACACTTTATACCATGTTGCATGACAAAGAGGTATGGGAGCAGATTGACATTACCCTCTACCGCGCTTCTGTTGGCTTTGGGCTCTCTTTGTTGTTTGGCTCTGTCTTGGGACTCATCGCCGGCTTCTTTGCAACGGCGTCTATGATGAGTCGTCCGGTTGTCACCATCCTTGTAGGCATGCCTCCAATTGCCTGGATAGTTTTGGCGATGATTTGGTTTGGAATGGGAGATGAAACAGTTATTTTTACCATCATAGTTGCTTCTTTTCCCATTATATTTGTAGGTGCCCTGCAAGGTACAAGAACACTTGACGGTACTTTAAAAGAGATGGCTGAGAGTTTTCATCTGCCATGGCACATGAAGTTTACAGATGTCTATTTTCCTCATATTTTTTCCTACATTTTTCCTGCCTGGGTAAGCGGACTTGGTATGGCCTGGAAGATTGTCATCATGGCGGAACTTTTAGCTACAAGCGATGGGCTTGGTGCTTCCTTGGCAGTGGCCAGAAGCCAGTTGGACACTCCAACGGCATTGGCGCTTGTAACCATAATGATAGGTTCGCTGATGTTTATAGAGTATATCATTTTAGAACCGATAAAAAGAGAGGTAGAGTTATGGAGAAGCTAG
- a CDS encoding ABC transporter ATP-binding protein translates to MEKLEVKHLTHHFGFTEILRDINFTLNKGEILSIVGPSGGGKTTLLHLCSGLLDVQEGEVTNTFKSSSFAFQEGRLLPWKNVLDNIAIGLLARGEKKSTAIEKSRAIALKFGLEEEDFEKFPKDLSGGMKQRVSFARALVVKPSLLFLDEPFSALDIGLKKELQTHLIEISQKENISILFITHDMMEAIRLSDEILLLKADPGHIVKKFSFDLPQDKRDDAFVYEQSVKILQDKDIIETFELNSLELK, encoded by the coding sequence ATGGAGAAGCTAGAAGTAAAACACTTAACACATCATTTCGGGTTTACAGAGATTTTAAGAGATATAAATTTTACACTCAATAAAGGGGAGATACTCTCAATAGTAGGGCCAAGCGGAGGTGGAAAAACTACACTTCTGCATTTATGCTCCGGACTTTTGGATGTGCAAGAGGGAGAAGTGACAAACACCTTTAAAAGTTCCTCTTTTGCCTTTCAGGAAGGAAGACTGCTTCCTTGGAAAAATGTACTTGACAATATTGCCATTGGACTCCTTGCCCGTGGTGAGAAAAAAAGTACCGCAATAGAAAAATCCAGGGCAATTGCACTGAAATTTGGACTCGAAGAAGAAGATTTTGAAAAATTTCCAAAAGATTTAAGCGGCGGAATGAAACAACGCGTCAGTTTTGCCCGTGCTTTGGTTGTCAAACCCTCTCTTCTGTTTTTGGATGAGCCCTTTTCAGCATTGGATATAGGTCTGAAAAAAGAGTTGCAAACACATCTTATAGAAATAAGTCAAAAAGAAAATATCTCTATACTTTTTATAACGCATGATATGATGGAAGCTATTCGTCTGAGTGATGAGATACTTTTACTCAAAGCCGATCCTGGACATATAGTCAAAAAATTCAGCTTTGACCTTCCTCAAGATAAAAGAGATGATGCCTTTGTGTATGAGCAGAGTGTAAAAATACTGCAAGACAAAGATATCATAGAAACATTTGAACTAAATTCTTTGGAGTTAAAATAA
- a CDS encoding TolC family protein: protein MNRLISIFAFSLLLHVSASATEALTLDQALQLLKAKNLEIKAAKFDERSAEEDIDAVSGKNWGTLTFIQDVARSNDAGNVFGFKLTSREATFGDFGAQEFMTNLNNGVNPYITPPQNLNYPGYRNFFQSKLKYEVPLFTGFMLSSYTDIMQKVKELKSLDKHKIEKQKKYELKKSFYDMALLDSSIKNLNKILDNIHILEETTKEMIAVGYAKKVDLLEVQAKKGNVERLLVQMQSNKKLLYHYISFLLNQKIEHIQTPATEVRMPHISDEEILVRNIDLQKAATGLKITKDMLKVSQAAYYPTLGAFGEVSTADNSFLGNADKHKAYTIGARLSWNLFDGGIDAAKIEKSKIEKLKMQSQLELAKQGILLKIAKIRTQIEGVDVEIASLKKELELANAIYENYEGRYKEKLVSMSDVIIKQSAQIEKILQLQIAKNKRTEKILALEKLANGED, encoded by the coding sequence ATGAATAGACTGATAAGTATTTTTGCGTTTTCTCTGCTGTTACATGTATCAGCGTCAGCGACCGAGGCATTGACACTGGATCAAGCACTACAGCTTTTGAAAGCAAAAAATCTGGAAATTAAGGCAGCCAAATTTGATGAACGCTCTGCAGAAGAGGATATTGATGCAGTGTCAGGAAAAAACTGGGGAACACTGACATTTATACAAGATGTGGCACGTTCAAATGATGCGGGAAATGTCTTTGGATTTAAACTGACTTCGCGTGAGGCAACTTTTGGGGATTTTGGTGCTCAAGAATTTATGACGAATTTAAACAATGGCGTAAATCCATATATTACACCTCCACAAAATCTAAACTATCCGGGTTACCGAAACTTTTTTCAGAGCAAACTCAAATATGAAGTGCCTCTTTTTACAGGATTTATGCTCAGTTCTTACACTGACATTATGCAAAAAGTCAAAGAACTGAAATCTTTGGACAAACACAAGATAGAAAAACAGAAAAAATATGAACTTAAAAAAAGCTTTTATGATATGGCACTGCTTGATTCTTCTATAAAAAATCTCAATAAAATTCTGGACAATATCCATATATTGGAAGAGACAACAAAAGAGATGATAGCGGTAGGCTATGCTAAAAAAGTAGATTTGCTTGAAGTACAGGCAAAAAAGGGAAATGTTGAAAGACTCTTGGTACAGATGCAGTCCAACAAAAAACTGTTATACCACTACATCAGTTTTTTACTCAATCAAAAAATTGAACATATTCAGACACCTGCAACAGAAGTGCGCATGCCACATATAAGTGATGAAGAGATTTTAGTGCGCAATATTGACCTGCAAAAAGCGGCAACAGGACTCAAAATCACAAAAGATATGCTTAAGGTCTCTCAGGCAGCCTACTATCCGACGCTTGGAGCTTTTGGAGAAGTCTCCACTGCGGACAATAGCTTTTTAGGAAATGCCGACAAACACAAAGCCTATACCATAGGTGCACGCCTGAGCTGGAACCTTTTTGACGGCGGAATCGATGCGGCAAAAATCGAAAAATCAAAAATCGAAAAACTTAAAATGCAGTCACAGCTGGAACTTGCAAAACAGGGAATTCTTTTAAAAATTGCAAAAATCCGGACACAGATAGAAGGGGTTGATGTCGAAATTGCCTCACTGAAAAAAGAACTGGAACTTGCAAATGCCATTTATGAAAATTATGAAGGCAGATATAAAGAAAAACTTGTTTCCATGAGTGATGTTATCATAAAACAGTCTGCACAGATTGAAAAGATACTGCAACTGCAGATAGCAAAGAACAAAAGAACAGAAAAAATACTTGCACTTGAAAAATTAGCAAACGGAGAAGACTAA
- a CDS encoding efflux RND transporter permease subunit — MFKKFEKLVLQGIQSSAQRKLILIGTLIAFIISILMIAPTEIVKAKMLPGKNNDTFTIYVKLPTGSSIQQTQQVTQCVSSYITQEKEVRDTEVFLGMGAPLDFAGLIKGSQFKNSENVAEIVVNITKKHDREEPSYLMVQRLRPVIQDACEKLYPNTHISFVEPPAGPPTLSAIVAEIYGDNAQGIRKLAKRVEKVFQNTQGLVDIDIMEDDIYDSFEIIVHTTKIAKSGLTVKQLNNILYLAFEGMDISVKNSDKYSDQIPLFLRLSDSSRRFSKKDLDSVKAKLASLKLMNNKGMMVPVTELVTVIPKKSNPMIMSKDLHQMTNVLAETDMVSQVYPLLDARNTIINSFGDEYKVEKTGLFDLQLTDKATGKVYKLIWDGEMKVTMDTFRDLGGAFIAALILIFLLMVIYYKSYTLSGIILLGSFLSIIGVIFGHWIMDIFTADTFFLTATSLIGFIALIGISSRNSLLLIDFTKSLMSEKGMHKAEAIAYASATRAKPIFLTAIAIMLASTLLAKDAVFGGLGVALIFGTVAAVVASLIVVPVLLYMSDLESHFHFHEKKAVSVEDPV, encoded by the coding sequence ATGTTTAAGAAATTTGAAAAACTTGTACTACAAGGCATACAAAGTTCTGCGCAGAGAAAATTGATACTTATCGGTACATTAATAGCATTTATCATCTCTATTTTAATGATAGCACCGACTGAAATTGTCAAAGCAAAGATGTTGCCGGGAAAAAACAATGATACTTTTACCATCTATGTGAAACTGCCAACAGGCAGTTCGATACAACAGACCCAGCAAGTGACACAATGTGTCAGCAGTTATATTACTCAAGAAAAAGAAGTGCGTGATACCGAAGTATTTTTAGGCATGGGTGCACCTCTTGATTTTGCCGGACTTATTAAAGGCAGTCAGTTTAAAAACTCTGAAAATGTTGCAGAAATTGTCGTAAATATCACAAAAAAACATGACAGAGAAGAGCCTTCTTATTTGATGGTACAGCGTCTGCGTCCTGTTATTCAAGATGCTTGTGAAAAGCTCTATCCAAATACACATATCTCTTTTGTAGAACCGCCTGCCGGTCCTCCGACACTCTCGGCTATTGTTGCTGAAATATACGGTGACAATGCACAGGGCATAAGAAAGCTGGCAAAACGTGTTGAAAAAGTTTTTCAAAATACACAGGGGCTTGTTGACATTGACATTATGGAAGATGATATATACGATAGTTTTGAAATAATTGTCCATACAACAAAAATCGCAAAATCAGGTCTCACTGTCAAGCAACTCAACAATATTTTATACCTTGCTTTTGAAGGGATGGATATATCTGTAAAAAATTCAGACAAATACAGCGATCAGATTCCTCTCTTTTTACGCCTGTCGGACTCTTCAAGAAGATTTAGCAAAAAAGATTTGGATTCTGTAAAAGCAAAACTGGCTTCACTCAAACTCATGAACAACAAAGGCATGATGGTACCTGTCACGGAACTTGTTACCGTAATTCCTAAAAAATCAAATCCGATGATCATGAGTAAGGATTTGCACCAGATGACCAATGTTTTAGCCGAAACCGATATGGTTTCTCAGGTTTATCCTCTGCTTGATGCAAGAAATACAATTATCAACAGTTTTGGTGATGAATACAAAGTCGAAAAAACAGGTCTTTTTGATTTGCAACTCACAGACAAAGCAACAGGAAAAGTCTATAAACTCATTTGGGACGGTGAAATGAAAGTCACAATGGATACGTTTAGAGACCTGGGCGGTGCTTTTATTGCGGCTCTTATCCTTATCTTTTTACTGATGGTTATCTATTATAAAAGTTATACACTCAGCGGTATCATTCTTTTAGGTTCTTTTCTTTCTATCATCGGTGTCATATTCGGTCACTGGATTATGGATATTTTCACGGCAGACACCTTCTTTTTAACGGCAACATCCCTTATCGGATTTATTGCTTTAATCGGAATCAGTTCGCGTAACTCTTTACTGCTTATAGACTTTACAAAATCACTCATGAGTGAAAAGGGAATGCACAAGGCCGAAGCAATCGCCTATGCAAGTGCTACACGGGCAAAACCTATTTTCCTGACAGCCATCGCCATTATGCTCGCTTCTACACTGCTTGCAAAAGATGCCGTCTTTGGAGGACTCGGTGTTGCTCTTATATTTGGTACGGTAGCGGCAGTGGTGGCTTCACTTATCGTTGTCCCTGTTCTGCTTTACATGTCAGACTTGGAAAGCCATTTCCATTTCCATGAGAAAAAAGCCGTTTCAGTTGAAGATCCTGTCTAG
- a CDS encoding NifB/NifX family molybdenum-iron cluster-binding protein, protein MKIVLAVDEDKQTIVKRTGQSAYFAIYDDDKMVDLVPNKHHDGGHHAHRHNEEHKHSEMEHEEHTNSHRKDVEALKDCDIILVQAVGENMKEALESIGLKVKKIRQKHGTTADEVVKNFLSGVI, encoded by the coding sequence ATGAAAATAGTTTTAGCAGTAGATGAAGACAAACAAACCATAGTAAAAAGAACAGGGCAAAGTGCTTATTTTGCAATATATGATGATGACAAAATGGTTGATTTGGTGCCAAATAAGCATCACGATGGTGGACATCATGCGCACAGACACAATGAAGAACATAAGCATTCAGAAATGGAACATGAGGAGCATACAAATTCTCATAGAAAAGATGTAGAGGCTTTAAAAGATTGTGACATTATTTTAGTACAGGCTGTTGGTGAAAATATGAAAGAAGCTTTAGAATCTATAGGTTTAAAAGTAAAAAAAATTAGACAAAAACATGGTACAACTGCTGATGAAGTTGTTAAAAACTTTTTAAGTGGTGTTATCTAA
- a CDS encoding class I SAM-dependent methyltransferase, whose translation MKKICPLCQNSAGLLYEENQRYFACKVCHGIFVDETDLPDAQSEKERYELHDDNAEDAGYRKFVSPITANIEKDFSKEEKGLDFGAGTSQIITKVMQEKGYDIRSYDPYFHPNKELLENKYDYIASCEVIEHFYRPAKEFTLLKSMLKENAKLYLMTDIYDERVEFSSWYYKNDPTHVFFYTKKTFEWIEEKFGFSNLFIEKRLIILSN comes from the coding sequence ATGAAGAAAATATGTCCCTTATGCCAAAACAGTGCAGGTTTGCTATACGAAGAGAATCAAAGGTACTTTGCATGTAAGGTCTGTCATGGAATATTTGTTGATGAAACAGACTTGCCGGATGCACAAAGTGAAAAAGAGCGCTATGAACTCCATGATGATAATGCCGAAGATGCAGGGTATCGAAAGTTTGTTTCTCCCATTACCGCAAATATTGAAAAAGACTTTTCAAAAGAGGAGAAAGGACTTGATTTTGGGGCAGGAACCTCACAAATCATTACAAAGGTCATGCAGGAAAAAGGTTATGATATTCGTTCTTATGATCCGTATTTTCATCCAAACAAAGAGCTTTTGGAAAACAAATACGATTATATTGCTTCGTGTGAGGTGATAGAGCATTTTTACCGTCCCGCAAAAGAGTTTACACTTTTAAAATCTATGTTAAAAGAAAATGCAAAATTGTATCTGATGACAGACATCTATGATGAGCGTGTAGAATTTTCTTCATGGTATTATAAAAATGATCCGACCCATGTCTTTTTTTATACAAAAAAGACCTTTGAGTGGATAGAAGAAAAGTTTGGATTTTCAAACCTTTTTATAGAAAAAAGGCTGATAATCCTGTCTAACTAG
- a CDS encoding efflux RND transporter periplasmic adaptor subunit, whose amino-acid sequence MKKLLLLLALGVSLLAESLTLSGSVISDNQKMITSRFMGFVTNVNTSEGEKVKKGQILYSIDSREIDSAKRQAELSLQMYQNQYTNVKLNLERYKRLLKKDMVSKYEVENMELAAKNLQDMINIAKARLQEVENQYKYLHVKAPNDGVVVAKNIKVGEMAMPGMPAIVLSDLSDLKISAEIAESNLNLIHHGKKVKVVIPSVGVKTIGTITAIIPNSNPMTHTFKIKVSFKTLNKSVYPGMYATVTID is encoded by the coding sequence ATGAAAAAACTACTACTATTACTGGCACTGGGCGTTTCACTTTTAGCGGAGAGTTTAACACTTTCGGGAAGTGTGATTTCGGATAATCAGAAGATGATCACAAGCCGATTTATGGGTTTTGTTACCAATGTAAACACAAGCGAAGGGGAAAAGGTAAAAAAAGGCCAAATTCTTTACAGTATAGATTCACGTGAAATTGACTCGGCAAAACGTCAGGCAGAGCTTTCACTGCAAATGTATCAGAACCAGTACACGAATGTCAAACTGAACCTGGAACGCTACAAGAGACTGCTGAAAAAAGATATGGTCTCAAAATATGAAGTGGAAAATATGGAACTTGCGGCAAAAAATCTGCAGGATATGATAAACATAGCCAAAGCAAGACTCCAGGAAGTGGAAAATCAATACAAATACTTACATGTAAAGGCTCCAAACGACGGTGTTGTTGTTGCCAAAAACATCAAAGTCGGAGAGATGGCAATGCCCGGTATGCCTGCAATTGTGCTTTCGGATTTGAGTGATTTAAAAATTTCGGCAGAGATTGCGGAAAGTAATTTAAATCTCATTCATCACGGGAAAAAAGTAAAAGTGGTGATTCCTTCTGTCGGTGTCAAAACAATCGGAACGATTACGGCGATCATTCCAAATTCCAATCCGATGACGCACACATTTAAAATCAAAGTATCATTCAAGACACTGAACAAATCAGTCTACCCTGGTATGTATGCCACTGTAACCATTGACTAA
- a CDS encoding NnrS family protein, translating into MNNQEEKLHATNHYLYYPDEKNIPPYLAYGFRPVFLLLAPYFILSMILWGLVWSGYLSIPFMDNILVWHVYEMLFGVLTAGIMAFLTTGLPELFPGMVPFVGKRLKYIMLLWIAGRVSFWFIDVTGVYLAAFLNLAMLAWLIWFAKDVVLDKLQRHASLGYILLVIFGLESWFFLTMAELVQSDPMKILKLSLGAIVVLVLLAMRRVNMEAVNELMEDKAIDDIYISRPPLTNLAIFCVTLFSIVEFLYPANSALGWIGLAAGAAVLAITSDYHLKEKFILNQPYVIYLFLIFLMLALGYAFMGWSILFNDGVGISSFRHFITAGGLGLAYLMVMITIGWIHTGRHLTSNIYTHLMVFFIIIATLMRSLIPFYEADAMQLYLWSALLWSVPFMLYIKVFFGFLLNPRADGIKG; encoded by the coding sequence ATGAACAATCAAGAAGAAAAACTTCATGCGACGAACCACTATCTGTACTATCCTGATGAAAAAAACATACCGCCATATTTAGCATACGGCTTTCGCCCTGTCTTTTTACTTTTGGCTCCCTATTTTATACTTTCGATGATATTGTGGGGGTTGGTTTGGAGCGGGTATTTGAGTATCCCGTTTATGGACAATATTCTTGTTTGGCATGTCTACGAGATGCTTTTTGGAGTACTTACTGCCGGAATCATGGCGTTTTTAACAACCGGTTTGCCGGAACTTTTCCCCGGAATGGTACCTTTTGTCGGCAAACGGCTCAAATATATTATGCTTTTATGGATAGCTGGTCGCGTGAGCTTTTGGTTTATAGATGTTACAGGTGTCTATCTTGCTGCATTTTTAAATCTTGCCATGCTTGCCTGGCTTATCTGGTTTGCAAAAGATGTTGTTTTAGATAAGCTCCAACGACATGCCTCTTTGGGCTACATTTTACTTGTTATTTTTGGTCTTGAGAGTTGGTTTTTTCTAACAATGGCAGAATTAGTGCAAAGTGACCCGATGAAAATTTTAAAGCTTTCCCTTGGTGCGATTGTTGTACTTGTTTTACTTGCAATGCGTCGTGTAAACATGGAAGCAGTCAATGAACTGATGGAAGACAAAGCAATTGATGATATTTATATATCACGACCGCCACTTACAAACTTGGCTATATTTTGTGTCACGCTCTTTAGTATTGTTGAATTTTTATACCCTGCAAACTCTGCACTTGGATGGATAGGATTGGCTGCCGGTGCTGCTGTTTTGGCGATTACGAGTGATTATCATCTCAAAGAGAAGTTTATACTCAATCAGCCTTATGTTATTTATCTGTTTTTGATTTTTCTTATGCTTGCTTTAGGATATGCTTTTATGGGATGGAGTATTTTGTTTAATGACGGAGTCGGTATCTCGAGTTTTAGGCATTTTATAACAGCCGGTGGGCTTGGACTTGCCTATTTAATGGTCATGATAACCATAGGATGGATTCACACGGGAAGGCATTTGACTTCAAACATTTATACCCATTTAATGGTATTTTTCATCATTATTGCTACATTGATGCGTTCACTTATACCTTTTTACGAAGCAGACGCAATGCAACTCTATTTATGGTCTGCTCTTCTTTGGAGTGTTCCGTTTATGCTTTATATCAAAGTATTTTTCGGTTTTTTGCTCAATCCAAGAGCCGATGGAATCAAAGGCTAA
- a CDS encoding DUF134 domain-containing protein — translation MVGRRRKLRNIGADHSDVCFKPCGIRGIDLEYIELYEDEMEAIRLSDYEGLYQLHDL, via the coding sequence ATGGTTGGAAGAAGAAGAAAACTACGAAATATCGGGGCAGATCACAGTGATGTTTGTTTTAAGCCTTGTGGTATTCGTGGTATTGATTTGGAATATATTGAACTCTACGAAGATGAAATGGAGGCTATTCGTTTGTCTGATTATGAGGGACTCTACCAACTTCACGACTTGTAG